A genomic segment from Malus domestica chromosome 05, GDT2T_hap1 encodes:
- the LOC103430977 gene encoding phosphoglycerate mutase-like protein 1, with protein sequence MDNGSGPSLFPLHRCKTLHLVRHGQGIHNVEGAKNYKAYMKPEYFDARLTPLGWQQVDNLRKHVHECGLSKRIELVITSPLLRTLQTAVGVFGGEGYKDRTDVPPLMVANAGNSERPSISNLNCPPIIAVELCREHLGVHPCDNRRNISDYQFLFPAVDFSLIETDEDILWKADVRETTEEVAARGLKFMNWLWTRKEKEIAIVTHNGFLSHTLNALGNDCHPSMKKEMSKHFSNCELRSMVIVDRSMAGSDSSTTDYPGKIPLGPDLPSDVADEKYRGKEKVRTQV encoded by the exons ATGGACAATGGTTCTGGTCCAAGTTTGTTTCCGCTGCACCGATGCAAAactcttcacctg GTGAGGCATGGACAAGGAATCCACAATGTAGAGGGAGCTAAGAACTACAAAGCATACATGAAACCTGAATATTTTGATGCACGCCTTACTCCACTAGGCTGGCAGCAG GTTGATAATTTGCGTAAGCATGTTCATGAATGTGGGCTTTCCAAGAGGATTGAGTTAGTCATTACATCTCCTTTGCTAAG GACTCTGCAAACGGCTGTCGGAGTATTTGGAGGTGAGGGTTACAAGGATAGAACGGACGTACCACCTCTAATGGTGGCAAATGCAGGAAATAGTGAACGCccatcgatttcaaatctcaactGCCCACCAATCATTGCGGTAGAGCTTTGTCGAGAACATTTG GGCGTTCATCCCTGTGATAACAGGAGGAACATCAGCGACTATCAGTTTCTATTTCCTGCGGTTGATTTTTCGCTG ATAGAAACTGATGAGGATATATTGTGGAAGGCCGATGTGAGGGAGACGACAGAGGAAGTTGCAGCTAGGGGATTGAAATTCATGAACTG GTTGTGgacaaggaaagagaaagaaatagcGATTGTTACTCATAACGGGTTCTTGTCTCACACGCTAAACGCACTAGGAAATGACTGTCATCCTTCGATGAAAAAAGAAATGTCCAAACA CTTTTCAAATTGCGAGCTTCGCTCCATGGTCATTGTTGACAGAAG TATGGCAGGGTCCGATTCATCAACAACTGATTATCCAGGAAAGATTCCATTGGGGCCGGATCTCCCTAGTGATGTTGCTGATGAGAAGTACCGTGGGAAAGAAAAGGTCCGAACTCAAGTGTAA